The Pirellulales bacterium genome has a segment encoding these proteins:
- a CDS encoding ABC transporter permease subunit: protein MMNRALWTKAINDARLLLGGLVLLMFAFNCLFVWLTSLVDLGAWQFILQSLPGQLQSLIGVPIAKVATTAGRIGLGYIDPVVLFTLVTWSLARGSDVVSGEIGRGTMELLLAQPVSRLSLLATHAIVTTVGSALLAASAWAGTYTGLLLTGLIKEADPALYVPAAFNLFAATFFLTAATTLVSAGDSQRWRTLGIVGAFYVVELILKIVARMAPNFTWLMYATFLGAFEPQSLVVYPERAWQISLRYDGTLIGLGLAAYVAAAVVFNRRDIPAPL from the coding sequence ATGATGAACCGGGCACTCTGGACCAAGGCGATCAACGACGCCAGGCTGCTGTTGGGCGGCTTGGTGCTGTTGATGTTCGCCTTCAACTGTCTGTTCGTGTGGCTGACGAGCCTCGTCGATCTCGGTGCCTGGCAGTTCATTTTGCAGTCGCTGCCCGGCCAGTTGCAGTCGCTGATCGGGGTGCCGATCGCGAAAGTGGCCACCACCGCGGGCCGAATTGGCCTGGGTTACATCGACCCCGTGGTTCTCTTTACGCTGGTCACCTGGTCGCTGGCCCGTGGCAGCGACGTGGTCAGTGGTGAAATCGGCCGCGGAACGATGGAGTTGCTGCTGGCCCAGCCCGTGTCGCGGCTTTCACTGCTGGCGACGCACGCCATCGTCACTACGGTCGGCTCGGCCCTGTTGGCGGCTTCGGCCTGGGCGGGCACCTACACGGGCCTGCTGCTGACCGGCCTCATCAAAGAAGCAGACCCGGCGCTCTACGTGCCGGCCGCGTTCAACCTCTTCGCGGCGACGTTCTTCCTGACTGCCGCCACGACGCTCGTTTCCGCCGGCGACAGCCAGCGCTGGCGTACTTTGGGCATCGTGGGTGCCTTCTACGTCGTCGAGCTGATTCTCAAGATCGTGGCCCGCATGGCGCCCAACTTCACTTGGCTGATGTACGCAACCTTCCTCGGCGCTTTCGAGCCGCAATCGCTGGTGGTCTACCCGGAACGTGCGTGGCAGATCTCCCTGCGTTATGATGGCACGCTGATCGGCCTGGGGCTGGCAGCTTATGTGGCCGCCGCTGTGGTATTCAATCGGCGCGATATTCCCGCACCGTTATAG
- a CDS encoding tetratricopeptide repeat protein, which translates to MPTPFSVLFTVGLFALSALFSPVAVAAENEGQPDLDKAIETKVSAETLAEWGTVIDLCQSALDKGLDKANEEFCKQLLSSTLLQRAEEISERLFNKNNPFGPQAPNFVRMALKDVERAVEIDPKQASAQVLLGKLQGRSGDLKKARLAFDEAVRLAKDDDDVKAQAFRWRGLISEKLDDRLDDLSEAVKLAPDNAEILRDRGAAYLAAGKPEEALADFDAALKIDDDDVAAHEARGMALDSLKRYEDAAESFGRAVELSPGNAILLLQRARMRALTGNHEGAIDDVDRALEIDPDNLFGLLLRAQTLVQLDKAEEALADANRALASRPDSDDALRVWAMVTEKADKAEEAIKELRQQVEANPDDAVAWLQLGLLYAAGKQSAKAIDADSAAIKLDPQRDFAYQVRADIYLNGGQQKEAIGDYEKALKLDAERNNGMATNNGILNNLAWVLATSPEKELRDGQRAIKLATQACELTNYKMAHILSTLAAAYAETGDFETARKWSAKSVEIADDSLKDQLRKELASYEKEQPWREKQPQP; encoded by the coding sequence ATGCCAACGCCATTCAGCGTGTTATTCACAGTGGGGCTTTTCGCGCTTTCAGCTCTGTTCTCGCCGGTCGCGGTCGCCGCGGAGAATGAGGGCCAGCCCGATCTCGACAAGGCCATCGAAACAAAAGTTTCGGCCGAGACCTTGGCCGAATGGGGCACGGTGATCGATTTGTGCCAAAGCGCGCTCGATAAAGGGCTCGATAAGGCCAATGAAGAGTTTTGCAAGCAGTTGCTCAGTTCCACGCTGCTGCAACGGGCTGAAGAGATCAGCGAACGGCTTTTTAATAAGAACAATCCGTTCGGTCCGCAAGCGCCGAACTTTGTGCGGATGGCGCTCAAAGACGTCGAGCGGGCCGTGGAGATCGACCCGAAACAGGCCTCGGCCCAGGTCCTGCTCGGCAAGCTGCAAGGGCGCAGCGGCGACCTTAAGAAGGCCCGACTCGCTTTCGACGAAGCCGTGCGTCTGGCCAAGGACGACGACGACGTCAAGGCCCAAGCGTTTCGCTGGCGCGGCCTGATCAGCGAAAAGCTCGACGACCGCCTGGACGACCTCTCGGAGGCGGTGAAGTTGGCCCCGGACAACGCCGAAATCCTCCGCGACCGCGGCGCCGCTTACTTGGCCGCCGGTAAGCCGGAAGAAGCGCTCGCCGATTTCGACGCCGCGCTCAAAATCGACGACGACGACGTGGCCGCTCACGAGGCACGCGGCATGGCCCTGGATTCGCTCAAACGCTACGAAGATGCCGCCGAAAGTTTCGGCCGGGCCGTGGAACTCTCCCCCGGCAATGCCATTCTCCTGCTGCAACGCGCGCGCATGCGTGCCTTGACCGGCAATCACGAAGGAGCGATCGACGACGTCGACCGGGCACTGGAAATCGACCCGGACAACCTGTTTGGCCTGTTGCTGCGGGCACAGACCCTGGTGCAACTCGACAAAGCCGAAGAGGCGCTGGCCGACGCGAACCGCGCGTTGGCGTCGAGGCCCGATTCCGACGATGCTTTGCGCGTGTGGGCCATGGTCACCGAGAAGGCCGACAAGGCCGAAGAGGCGATCAAGGAGCTGCGCCAGCAGGTCGAGGCCAATCCCGACGACGCGGTCGCCTGGCTGCAGCTTGGGCTGCTCTACGCGGCGGGCAAACAATCGGCCAAGGCCATCGACGCCGATTCGGCCGCCATCAAGCTCGATCCGCAGCGCGACTTCGCCTACCAGGTGCGGGCCGACATCTATCTCAACGGCGGGCAACAAAAAGAAGCCATCGGCGACTATGAGAAGGCCCTGAAGCTCGACGCCGAGAGGAATAACGGCATGGCCACCAACAACGGCATACTCAACAATCTGGCCTGGGTGCTGGCCACCTCGCCGGAAAAGGAGTTGCGCGACGGCCAACGGGCGATCAAGCTGGCTACTCAGGCCTGCGAGCTGACGAATTACAAAATGGCCCACATCCTGAGCACCTTGGCCGCCGCCTACGCCGAGACGGGCGACTTCGAAACGGCCCGCAAGTGGTCGGCAAAATCGGTGGAGATTGCCGATGACTCGCTCAAAGATCAGCTTCGCAAGGAGTTGGCCAGCTATGAGAAAGAGCAGCCGTGGCGCGAGAAGCAGCCCCAGCCGTAG